In Hamadaea flava, a genomic segment contains:
- the mmsA gene encoding multiple monosaccharide ABC transporter ATP-binding protein, whose amino-acid sequence MRDITKTFPGVIALKDVNLTVRRGEIHAICGENGAGKSTLMKVLSGVYPHGSYSGDIEFDGEPCRFADIRGSERRGIVIIHQELALCPNLSIEENIFLGNERARHGVIDWMRTHSEAAALLQRVGLSEHPATPAMDLGVGKQQLVEIAKALSKEVRLLILDEPTAALNDEDSAHLLDLLRGLRDEGITCVIISHKLNEIEAIADSVTILRDGRTIETLDMVNDNVTEDRIIAGMVGRDLEHRFPEHVPNIGEEVLRIEDWTVHSPTQHGRVVVAGANLRLRRGEIVGLAGLMGAGRTELAMSVFGRSYGIGISGRVYKDGVEVHLRTVRDAIRHGIAYATEDRKRYGLNLIEDIKRNVSAAALTKLATAGWVHENEEYRVATGFQASMNIKAPTVSAITGKLSGGNQQKVVLSKWLFTDADVLILDEPTRGIDVGAKYEIYSIINQMADQGKAVLVISSELPELLGVCDRVYAMSAGRITGEVARAEATPERLMQYMTKVKEQ is encoded by the coding sequence ATGCGGGACATCACCAAGACGTTCCCCGGGGTCATCGCGCTCAAGGACGTCAACCTGACGGTACGCCGCGGCGAGATCCACGCGATCTGCGGCGAGAACGGCGCCGGGAAGTCGACGCTGATGAAGGTGCTGTCGGGTGTCTACCCGCACGGCTCCTACTCGGGTGACATCGAGTTCGACGGCGAGCCGTGCCGGTTCGCCGACATCCGGGGCAGCGAGCGGCGCGGGATCGTCATCATCCATCAGGAACTGGCGCTCTGCCCGAACCTCTCGATCGAGGAGAACATCTTCCTCGGCAACGAGCGCGCCAGGCACGGCGTCATCGACTGGATGCGTACGCACTCCGAGGCGGCCGCGTTGCTTCAGCGGGTGGGGCTGTCCGAGCATCCGGCGACGCCGGCCATGGACCTCGGGGTCGGCAAGCAGCAACTGGTCGAGATCGCCAAGGCGCTGTCCAAAGAGGTCCGGCTGCTGATCCTCGACGAGCCGACCGCCGCGCTGAACGACGAGGACTCCGCACACCTGCTGGATCTCCTGCGGGGCCTGCGCGACGAGGGGATCACCTGCGTGATCATCTCGCACAAGCTGAACGAGATCGAGGCGATCGCCGACTCCGTGACGATCCTGCGGGACGGCCGCACCATCGAGACCCTCGACATGGTGAACGACAACGTCACCGAGGACCGCATCATCGCCGGGATGGTCGGCCGGGACCTGGAGCACCGCTTCCCCGAGCATGTGCCGAACATCGGCGAGGAGGTGCTGCGGATCGAGGACTGGACGGTGCACAGCCCGACTCAGCACGGCCGGGTCGTCGTCGCCGGTGCGAACCTGCGGCTGCGGCGCGGCGAGATCGTCGGGCTGGCCGGGCTGATGGGCGCCGGCCGGACCGAGCTGGCGATGAGCGTGTTCGGGCGCAGTTACGGCATCGGCATCTCCGGCCGCGTCTACAAGGACGGCGTCGAGGTGCATCTGCGTACGGTGCGGGACGCGATCCGCCACGGCATCGCGTACGCCACGGAGGACCGCAAGCGCTACGGCCTGAACCTCATCGAGGACATCAAGCGCAACGTGTCGGCGGCCGCGCTGACGAAGCTGGCCACCGCGGGCTGGGTCCACGAGAACGAGGAGTACCGGGTCGCCACCGGATTTCAGGCGAGCATGAACATCAAGGCGCCGACCGTCTCGGCGATCACCGGGAAGCTCAGCGGCGGCAACCAGCAGAAGGTCGTGCTGTCGAAGTGGCTGTTCACCGACGCCGACGTGCTGATCCTCGACGAGCCCACCCGGGGCATCGACGTCGGGGCCAAGTACGAGATCTATTCGATCATCAACCAGATGGCCGACCAGGGCAAAGCGGTGTTGGTGATCTCCTCCGAGCTGCCCGAGCTGCTCGGCGTCTGCGATCGCGTCTACGCGATGTCGGCCGGCCGGATCACCGGCGAGGTCGCCCGCGCCGAGGCGACGCCGGAGCGGCTCATGCAGTACATGACCAAGGTGAAGGAGCAGTAG
- the mmsB gene encoding multiple monosaccharide ABC transporter permease, with translation MTSVGPTTGPSTAVPVVPEPQAAAPDRFGGRHFTANLRQNGIYIAFALIIVLFEILTRGDLLTPQNVSNLVVQNSYILILAIGMILIIISGHIDLSAGSVVAVTGAISAVLMVNHDVPWPLALLITVLAGAAIGAWQGYWVAYFGIPAFIVTLAGMLVFRALTLSVLGNQGIGPFPDEVRTIANGFMPTYLGNIGLGPLDGADLFTLILGVGLVAGIVATQWSGRVGRTRYGQSVEPFALFIAKIVVAAIVVMFVIVQLARAKNLPWVLVLLAVLVLAYSLLTNRAVFGRHIYAIGGNLNAATLSGIKVKSVTFWLFVNMGVLAAVAGIVFAGRLNQAGPTAGNGFELDAIAAAFIGGAAVQGGVGKVVGAITGGLIMGVINNGMSLIGAPSEQVMLFKGLVLLAAVAFDVFTKRRAGAAR, from the coding sequence ATGACCAGCGTCGGCCCTACGACCGGCCCGAGCACCGCCGTCCCGGTGGTGCCGGAACCTCAGGCCGCGGCACCGGACCGATTCGGTGGCCGGCACTTCACGGCGAACCTTCGCCAGAACGGCATCTACATCGCGTTCGCGCTGATCATCGTGCTGTTCGAGATCCTGACCCGCGGCGACCTGCTGACCCCGCAGAACGTGTCGAACCTGGTCGTGCAGAACTCGTACATCCTGATCCTGGCGATCGGGATGATCCTGATCATCATCTCCGGGCACATCGACCTGTCCGCCGGTTCGGTGGTCGCCGTGACCGGGGCGATCTCGGCCGTGCTGATGGTCAACCACGATGTGCCGTGGCCGCTGGCCCTGCTCATCACGGTGCTCGCCGGAGCCGCCATCGGCGCGTGGCAGGGCTACTGGGTGGCGTACTTCGGCATCCCGGCGTTCATCGTGACGCTGGCCGGCATGCTCGTCTTCCGGGCGCTGACCCTGTCGGTCCTGGGCAACCAGGGCATCGGGCCGTTCCCGGACGAGGTGCGGACGATCGCCAACGGCTTCATGCCGACCTATCTCGGCAACATCGGGCTCGGCCCGCTCGACGGCGCAGACCTGTTCACCCTGATCCTCGGGGTCGGGCTGGTGGCGGGGATCGTCGCGACGCAGTGGAGCGGCCGGGTCGGGCGTACGCGCTACGGGCAGTCGGTCGAGCCGTTCGCGCTGTTCATCGCGAAGATCGTCGTCGCCGCGATCGTGGTCATGTTCGTCATCGTCCAGCTCGCCCGGGCCAAGAACCTACCGTGGGTGCTGGTGCTGCTCGCGGTGCTGGTCCTGGCGTACTCGCTGCTGACGAACCGGGCCGTGTTCGGCCGCCACATCTACGCCATCGGCGGCAACCTCAACGCGGCCACGCTGTCCGGCATCAAGGTCAAGTCGGTCACCTTCTGGCTGTTCGTCAACATGGGCGTCCTGGCCGCCGTGGCCGGCATCGTCTTCGCCGGCCGGCTCAACCAGGCCGGTCCCACCGCGGGCAACGGCTTCGAGCTGGACGCGATCGCGGCCGCGTTCATCGGCGGCGCGGCGGTCCAGGGCGGCGTGGGCAAGGTGGTCGGCGCGATCACCGGCGGCCTCATCATGGGAGTCATCAACAACGGCATGTCGCTCATCGGCGCACCCAGCGAGCAGGTGATGCTCTTCAAGGGGCTCGTGCTGCTGGCGGCGGTCGCGTTCGACGTGTTCACCAAGCGCCGCGCAGGGGCCGCGCGCTGA
- a CDS encoding LacI family DNA-binding transcriptional regulator — MAEQQPPVMADVAKLAGVSHQTVSRVLNDHRNVRPETRSRVLAAIEELGYRPNSAARTLVTRKSQTLGVISFDTTLYGPASMLYGIEQAARAANYFVSIASLRSIDRGSLLDAVGRLRDQAVEGIVVIAPQTPVAGALEVAASGVPLVGVACGASENVPTVGIDQRGGGELVTRHLLERGHRTVHHVAGPLEWLDAVGRLEGWRAELTRAGAPVPEPVTGDWSAESGYAAGRRLAADPEVTAVFCANDHMALGLLRAFHEVGRSVPGDVSVVGFDDIPETSFFQPPLTTVRQDFGELGRLSLRLLVDRLTGGGSGPPEHVELPPTLIIRESTR, encoded by the coding sequence ATGGCAGAGCAGCAGCCGCCGGTCATGGCCGACGTCGCCAAGCTGGCCGGGGTCTCCCACCAGACCGTGTCCCGCGTCCTCAACGACCATCGCAACGTGCGGCCGGAGACCCGGTCCCGGGTGCTGGCGGCGATCGAGGAACTGGGCTACCGGCCCAACTCCGCCGCCCGCACCCTGGTCACCCGCAAGTCGCAGACGCTCGGCGTGATCAGCTTCGACACCACCCTCTACGGGCCCGCCTCGATGCTGTACGGGATCGAGCAGGCGGCCCGAGCGGCGAACTACTTCGTCAGCATCGCCAGCCTCCGCTCGATCGATCGCGGGTCGCTCCTGGACGCCGTCGGGCGGCTGCGCGATCAGGCCGTCGAGGGGATCGTCGTGATCGCCCCGCAGACGCCCGTGGCGGGCGCGCTGGAGGTCGCTGCGTCTGGCGTACCACTTGTCGGAGTAGCTTGCGGCGCCTCGGAGAACGTGCCGACCGTCGGCATCGACCAGCGCGGTGGCGGCGAGCTGGTCACGCGGCACCTGCTGGAGCGCGGGCACCGCACGGTCCACCACGTGGCCGGGCCGCTGGAATGGCTGGACGCGGTGGGCCGGCTGGAGGGCTGGCGCGCGGAGCTGACGCGGGCCGGCGCGCCGGTGCCGGAGCCGGTGACGGGCGACTGGAGCGCGGAGTCGGGGTACGCGGCGGGCCGGCGGCTGGCGGCGGACCCGGAGGTGACCGCGGTCTTCTGCGCCAACGACCACATGGCGCTCGGCCTGTTGCGCGCGTTCCACGAGGTGGGCCGGTCGGTCCCGGGGGACGTGAGCGTGGTCGGCTTCGACGACATCCCCGAGACGTCGTTCTTCCAGCCGCCGTTGACGACCGTACGCCAGGACTTCGGCGAGCTGGGCCGGCTGTCGCTCCGCCTGCTGGTGGACCGGCTGACCGGCGGCGGTTCGGGGCCGCCTGAGCATGTCGAGTTGCCCCCGACGCTGATCATCCGCGAGAGCACCCGCTGA
- the araB gene encoding ribulokinase, translating to MNVNAHSYEDRYVVGVDFGTLSGRAVVVRVSDGAEVGTGVHEYAHGVVERELPGTGQKLPPDWALQSPRDWLDVLRIAVPAALADGGVDPARVIGISTDFTACTVLPTTMDGTPLCELPELAGRPHAWPKLWKHHAAQKQADRINRLAHERGEPWIARYGGKISSEWQYAKALQVLEEDPLVYERTERWIEAADWIVWQLTGIETRNTCTAGYKGIFQDGSYPSPDYLAALHPSFVDFPETRLSKTLSPLGALVGGLVDIGTGLPIGIAVATGNVDAHVTAPAAQAVENGRLLAIMGTSTCHVLNGSALVDVPGICGVVDGGITAGSFGYEAGQSAVGDIFAWWLRTGVPEAYQREAAANGESLHDLLGRKSAGQPVGAHGLVALDWMGGNRSILVDHDLSGIIAGLTLATRPEEIYRALLEATAYGTRVIIENFEKHGIPVTEFIVAGGLKQNALLMQIYADVLRRPVSVARSDQGPALGSAIHAAVAAGAYPDVVAAAAAMGGVETAAYEPDHANSDVYDQLFAEYRLLHDTFAGRGLLHRLREIRNTALTPAPDRDQAGSIAEGTLR from the coding sequence ATGAATGTTAACGCTCACAGTTACGAGGATCGCTACGTCGTCGGTGTGGACTTCGGTACGCTGTCCGGCCGCGCCGTCGTGGTCCGGGTGTCCGACGGCGCGGAGGTGGGCACCGGCGTCCATGAGTACGCCCACGGCGTGGTGGAGCGCGAGCTGCCGGGCACGGGCCAGAAGCTGCCGCCGGACTGGGCGTTGCAGAGCCCGCGGGACTGGCTGGACGTGCTGCGGATCGCCGTCCCGGCGGCGCTGGCCGACGGCGGAGTCGATCCCGCGCGCGTGATCGGCATCTCGACCGACTTCACCGCGTGCACCGTTCTCCCGACCACTATGGACGGTACGCCGTTGTGCGAGCTGCCGGAGCTGGCCGGGCGTCCGCACGCCTGGCCGAAGCTGTGGAAGCACCACGCCGCGCAGAAGCAAGCCGACCGGATCAACCGGCTGGCGCATGAGCGCGGCGAGCCGTGGATCGCGCGCTACGGCGGCAAGATCTCCTCCGAGTGGCAGTACGCCAAAGCGCTCCAGGTGCTCGAGGAGGACCCGCTCGTCTACGAGCGCACCGAGCGGTGGATCGAGGCGGCCGACTGGATCGTCTGGCAGCTCACCGGAATCGAGACCCGCAACACCTGCACCGCCGGGTACAAGGGGATCTTCCAGGACGGCAGCTACCCGTCGCCGGACTACCTCGCGGCGCTGCACCCCTCGTTCGTGGACTTCCCTGAGACGCGATTGTCGAAGACGCTGTCCCCGCTGGGCGCGCTGGTCGGCGGCCTGGTCGACATCGGGACCGGCCTGCCGATCGGCATCGCGGTCGCCACCGGCAACGTGGACGCGCACGTCACCGCGCCCGCCGCGCAGGCGGTCGAGAACGGCCGGCTGCTGGCCATCATGGGCACCTCCACCTGCCACGTCCTCAACGGGTCGGCCCTCGTCGACGTGCCCGGCATCTGTGGCGTCGTCGACGGCGGGATCACCGCGGGCTCGTTCGGCTACGAAGCCGGGCAGAGCGCGGTCGGCGACATCTTCGCCTGGTGGCTGCGGACCGGCGTGCCGGAGGCGTACCAGCGGGAGGCGGCCGCGAACGGGGAATCCCTGCACGACCTGCTCGGCCGCAAGTCCGCCGGGCAGCCGGTCGGCGCGCACGGGCTCGTCGCCCTGGACTGGATGGGCGGGAACCGCTCGATCCTGGTCGACCACGACCTGTCCGGCATCATCGCCGGGCTCACCCTCGCCACCCGGCCCGAGGAGATCTACCGGGCGCTGCTGGAGGCGACGGCGTACGGGACGCGGGTGATCATCGAGAACTTCGAGAAACACGGGATTCCGGTCACCGAGTTCATCGTCGCGGGCGGGCTCAAACAGAACGCCCTGCTCATGCAGATCTACGCCGACGTGCTGCGGCGTCCCGTCTCGGTCGCCCGCTCCGACCAGGGCCCGGCCCTCGGGTCGGCCATCCACGCGGCGGTCGCGGCGGGGGCGTACCCGGACGTGGTCGCCGCCGCCGCGGCGATGGGCGGCGTCGAGACCGCCGCCTACGAGCCCGACCACGCCAACTCCGACGTCTACGACCAGCTCTTCGCGGAATACCGCCTGCTCCACGACACCTTCGCGGGTCGAGGTCTGCTCCACCGCCTGCGGGAGATCCGCAACACCGCCCTCACGCCGGCGCCTGATCGAGATCAGGCCGGAAGCATCGCGGAAGGAACGCTCCGATGA
- a CDS encoding L-ribulose-5-phosphate 4-epimerase, which yields MTLQLVRRQVCELHAELVRYGLVVWTAGNVSARVPGEDLMVIKPSGVGYDELTPEAMVVCDLDGNLVAGDYAPSSDTAAHAYVYRHRPDVGGVVHTHSTYASAWAARGEPVPCVLTAMADEFGGEIPVGPFALIGGDDIGRGIVETLDGHRSPAVLMRNHGVFTIGRTAKAAVKAAVMTEDVARTVHLARAYGEPVPIDGKDVDALYDRYQNVYGQRSTTDGAIVR from the coding sequence ATGACTCTCCAACTGGTACGCCGGCAGGTGTGTGAGTTGCACGCCGAACTGGTCCGCTACGGACTCGTCGTGTGGACCGCGGGGAACGTGTCGGCCCGCGTACCAGGCGAGGACCTGATGGTGATCAAACCGTCGGGCGTCGGATACGACGAGCTGACCCCGGAGGCGATGGTCGTGTGCGACCTGGACGGCAACCTCGTCGCGGGCGACTACGCGCCGTCCAGCGACACCGCCGCCCACGCCTACGTCTACCGGCATCGACCGGACGTCGGCGGCGTCGTGCACACCCACTCCACGTACGCCAGCGCCTGGGCCGCGCGCGGCGAGCCGGTGCCCTGCGTACTGACCGCGATGGCGGACGAGTTCGGCGGGGAGATCCCGGTCGGGCCGTTCGCCCTGATCGGCGGGGACGACATCGGCCGCGGCATCGTCGAGACCCTCGACGGCCACCGCTCCCCGGCCGTGCTCATGCGCAACCACGGGGTGTTCACCATCGGGCGTACCGCGAAGGCCGCCGTGAAGGCCGCCGTGATGACCGAGGACGTCGCCCGGACGGTCCACCTCGCCCGTGCGTACGGCGAACCCGTGCCCATCGACGGCAAGGACGTCGATGCCCTGTACGACCGGTACCAGAACGTCTACGGCCAGCGATCCACAACGGACGGAGCAATTGTGAGATGA
- the araA gene encoding L-arabinose isomerase, whose translation MTTSDYRIWFLTGSQGLYGDETLRQVAEQSQQIARALAERLPATLEWRPVLTDAAEIRRVMLAANADDTCVGVIAWMHTFSPAKMWIAGLDALAKPLLHLHTQANQELPWATIDMDFMNLNQAAHGDREFGYIQSRLGVARKTVAGHVDDPSVAERISTWARAATGAFEMKTLKLARFGDNMRDVAVTEGDKVEAQRRFGVSVNTYGVNDLVAVVDGVEDFRVSELVKEYEATYRVAEALRAGGERHDSLRYAARIELGLREFLTAGGFRAFTTNFEDLGGLRQLPGLAVQRLMADGYGFGGEGDWKTAVLVRTLKTAAAGLPGGTSFMEDYTYHLAPGQELVLGAHMLEICPSIAGTMPTCEIHPLSIGGREDPVRLVFDAQAGPAVVAGLADMGDRFRLVANEIDVVPPPQPLPKLPVARAVWRPRPELRTSAEAWLTAGAPHHTVFSAAVGVDLLTDLAEMTGVELLVIDADTTMRQFTKELRWNQAYYRLAAGL comes from the coding sequence ATGACGACATCCGATTACCGCATCTGGTTCCTGACCGGCAGCCAGGGCCTCTACGGTGACGAGACGCTCCGGCAGGTCGCCGAGCAGTCCCAGCAGATCGCCCGCGCGCTGGCCGAGCGGCTGCCCGCCACGCTGGAGTGGCGCCCGGTGCTGACCGACGCCGCGGAGATCCGGCGCGTGATGCTGGCCGCCAACGCCGACGACACCTGCGTCGGCGTGATCGCGTGGATGCACACCTTCTCCCCGGCGAAGATGTGGATCGCCGGCCTCGACGCGCTTGCCAAGCCGCTGCTGCACCTGCACACTCAGGCCAACCAGGAACTGCCCTGGGCGACCATCGACATGGACTTCATGAACCTGAACCAGGCGGCGCACGGCGACCGTGAGTTCGGGTACATCCAGTCCCGGCTGGGCGTGGCACGCAAGACCGTCGCCGGGCACGTCGACGACCCGTCGGTGGCCGAGCGGATCAGCACGTGGGCGCGGGCCGCCACCGGAGCCTTCGAGATGAAGACCCTGAAGCTGGCCCGGTTCGGCGACAACATGCGCGACGTCGCGGTGACGGAGGGCGACAAGGTCGAGGCCCAGCGCCGCTTCGGCGTCTCGGTGAACACGTACGGCGTCAACGATCTCGTCGCCGTGGTCGACGGAGTCGAGGACTTCCGCGTCAGCGAACTGGTCAAGGAGTACGAGGCGACCTATCGGGTGGCCGAGGCGCTGCGCGCCGGCGGCGAGCGCCACGACTCGCTCCGGTACGCCGCCCGCATCGAGCTGGGCCTCCGCGAGTTCCTGACGGCCGGCGGCTTCCGGGCGTTCACGACGAACTTCGAAGACCTCGGCGGCCTGCGGCAGCTGCCGGGCCTGGCCGTGCAGCGGCTGATGGCAGACGGGTACGGCTTCGGCGGCGAAGGCGACTGGAAGACCGCCGTCCTCGTCCGCACGCTCAAGACGGCGGCGGCCGGGCTGCCCGGCGGCACGTCGTTCATGGAGGACTACACCTACCACCTGGCCCCCGGTCAGGAGCTGGTCCTGGGCGCGCACATGCTGGAGATCTGCCCGTCGATCGCCGGCACCATGCCGACCTGTGAGATCCATCCGCTGTCCATCGGCGGCCGGGAAGACCCGGTCCGGCTCGTCTTCGACGCCCAGGCCGGTCCGGCCGTCGTCGCCGGGCTCGCCGACATGGGCGACCGGTTCCGCCTGGTCGCCAACGAGATCGACGTCGTCCCACCGCCCCAGCCGCTGCCGAAGCTCCCCGTCGCCCGTGCGGTCTGGCGGCCACGGCCGGAGCTGCGTACATCGGCCGAGGCGTGGCTGACCGCAGGTGCGCCGCACCACACGGTCTTCTCCGCCGCGGTCGGCGTCGACCTGCTCACCGACCTCGCCGAGATGACCGGGGTCGAGCTGCTCGTCATCGACGCCGACACGACGATGCGGCAGTTCACCAAGGAACTCCGCTGGAATCAGGCGTACTACCGCCTAGCCGCCGGCCTCTAA
- a CDS encoding lipase, with product MNPLKTAALAVAAALALVASSAAPVQAQSWRGTVVSRTPVFGMDPEQVKDFLTPIGVWVPEARHGVDAYRIVYRTVDVHGRSTTASTLVVLPRDGARRLKPAVWLHGTQSDRQDAPSVSPCCDRAAGVLFASLGYAATAPDYLGLGEGPGTHPYFHAPTMVSASIDALRATRAVAARSGRLVTGATSVSGFSEGANAAFLLAKALQDGADRRFSLGALAPISGAYRLFDIEWPAALGGDVDPAAAAYYLAYLTVAWDRVYDLYDDESEVFQAPYAGHVAELFDGEHTMDETLDALPAAPGDLLQQEYADRLIRPTGLLAKAAEVNDVACRDFAPTAPVRMYAAHGDPEAVFANSLACQESLRGADVSLTDVGDVNHVTSLVLSVPQVARWFATLV from the coding sequence ATGAATCCTTTGAAGACAGCCGCTCTGGCAGTCGCGGCTGCGCTGGCGCTGGTGGCTTCGTCCGCCGCACCGGTACAGGCGCAATCCTGGCGTGGCACGGTCGTTTCGCGTACTCCGGTCTTCGGAATGGATCCGGAGCAGGTCAAGGACTTCCTCACGCCCATCGGCGTCTGGGTGCCCGAAGCCCGGCACGGCGTGGACGCGTACCGGATCGTGTACCGCACGGTCGATGTGCACGGACGCAGCACGACCGCTAGCACCCTCGTGGTGCTGCCACGCGACGGTGCGCGTCGGCTGAAGCCGGCGGTTTGGCTGCACGGCACGCAATCCGACCGGCAGGACGCGCCCTCGGTGAGTCCATGCTGCGATCGCGCGGCAGGTGTGCTGTTCGCTTCGTTGGGCTATGCCGCGACGGCACCGGATTACCTCGGCCTGGGCGAGGGCCCGGGCACACATCCCTACTTCCACGCCCCGACGATGGTGAGCGCATCCATCGACGCTCTGCGCGCGACGAGAGCGGTTGCGGCGCGATCCGGCCGACTGGTCACCGGAGCGACCTCAGTCTCCGGCTTCTCCGAAGGCGCCAATGCCGCCTTCCTCCTGGCCAAAGCCTTGCAAGACGGAGCTGACCGGAGGTTCTCCTTGGGTGCGTTGGCACCGATCAGCGGCGCCTACCGGCTGTTCGACATCGAGTGGCCGGCCGCCCTGGGCGGCGACGTCGACCCCGCCGCGGCCGCGTACTACCTGGCCTACCTCACAGTCGCGTGGGACCGCGTCTACGACCTCTACGACGACGAGTCGGAGGTCTTCCAGGCCCCGTACGCCGGCCATGTCGCGGAGTTGTTCGACGGGGAACACACGATGGACGAAACACTCGACGCGCTGCCCGCGGCACCAGGCGACCTGCTCCAGCAGGAGTACGCCGACCGGCTGATCCGCCCGACCGGCCTCCTGGCGAAAGCCGCCGAAGTCAACGACGTGGCATGCCGCGATTTCGCCCCAACGGCACCGGTACGCATGTACGCGGCGCATGGCGATCCGGAGGCCGTCTTCGCCAACAGCCTCGCCTGTCAGGAGTCCCTGCGCGGCGCCGACGTGAGCCTGACGGACGTGGGCGACGTCAACCACGTCACGTCCCTCGTGCTGTCGGTCCCCCAGGTCGCACGATGGTTCGCGACGCTGGTCTGA
- a CDS encoding M91 family zinc metallopeptidase, with protein MRPEPDGPTTTKPAPISTMDVWDLHARPDQLDSGATQWRAVTTAVKTSADDVDRAAKALVNGAWEGPAADSFDGHRKKLIADLDAAEEASTAAAAALEKAAGALRSSQSHLTEEWGKVVSVQFTYDGTYHLTFSPEDDAEAKVVHDSMTRCAQIRGDLDDILNDCVSDFSKAQAKFKSVAANWLAVADGSTDPFTMPPEANDTGVIYDGNKVIVNTGTGDDDVQISVDPKTGQQIVTINGTKYYFPAGADIVVRGGDGNDTISVAKGTNVHVTLLGGEGDDIISGGDGDETILGLDGRDRITAGAGNDRVSGGADRDYVDGGFGDNILSGGMGDDTVYGLDGRDQISGGEGQDYLEGGKGDDAIYGGAGNDIISGGRGNDTLRAGAGDDVVYAGRDNDTTYGGTGQDKVFGEKNDTSVGAEQNVTVEIKDFQTFINVEGSPEFKARIEADLDMLASSPRGQQMLTELQAGHDKTEGGWWLWHDDGDSLTIKEYNNPADPNNSTASHSGGDNTINLNVHLDELTMGNGQTVQGPPVAVLYHEMAHVYDYMNDSLAPGDYSGPDNPGVPNREREAAGLPIDEDGDPNTPTNIYSKHRFDLTENGLREEMGAPHRDAY; from the coding sequence GTGAGGCCCGAGCCGGACGGCCCGACGACGACGAAGCCCGCGCCGATCTCCACGATGGATGTCTGGGATCTGCACGCGCGGCCCGATCAGCTGGACAGCGGCGCGACCCAGTGGCGAGCCGTGACCACCGCGGTCAAGACGTCGGCCGACGACGTCGACCGGGCGGCCAAGGCGCTGGTCAACGGCGCGTGGGAGGGTCCGGCGGCCGACTCGTTCGACGGTCACCGCAAGAAGCTCATCGCCGATCTGGACGCCGCCGAGGAGGCGTCGACCGCGGCCGCCGCCGCGCTGGAGAAGGCGGCGGGTGCGCTGCGGTCGAGTCAGTCGCACCTCACCGAGGAGTGGGGCAAGGTCGTCTCGGTCCAGTTCACCTACGACGGGACCTATCACCTGACGTTCAGCCCGGAGGACGACGCCGAGGCCAAGGTCGTCCATGACTCGATGACGCGGTGCGCACAGATCCGCGGCGATCTCGACGACATCCTGAACGACTGCGTCAGCGACTTCTCGAAGGCACAGGCGAAGTTCAAGTCGGTCGCCGCCAACTGGCTGGCCGTCGCCGACGGCAGCACCGACCCGTTCACCATGCCGCCCGAGGCGAACGACACCGGCGTGATCTACGACGGCAACAAGGTCATCGTCAACACCGGCACGGGCGACGACGACGTGCAGATCAGCGTCGACCCGAAGACCGGTCAGCAGATCGTCACGATCAACGGCACGAAGTACTACTTCCCCGCCGGCGCCGACATCGTGGTGCGCGGCGGCGACGGCAACGACACGATCAGCGTGGCCAAGGGCACCAACGTGCACGTGACGCTGCTGGGTGGCGAGGGCGACGACATCATCTCCGGCGGCGACGGCGACGAGACGATCCTGGGGCTGGACGGCCGGGACCGGATCACCGCCGGGGCGGGCAACGACCGCGTCTCGGGCGGCGCCGATCGGGACTATGTGGACGGTGGCTTCGGCGACAACATCCTGTCCGGCGGCATGGGCGACGACACCGTCTACGGGCTCGACGGCCGCGACCAGATCAGCGGCGGCGAGGGTCAGGACTACCTCGAGGGCGGCAAGGGCGACGACGCGATCTACGGCGGGGCCGGCAACGACATCATCTCCGGCGGCCGAGGCAACGACACCCTCCGCGCCGGGGCCGGCGACGACGTGGTCTACGCCGGTCGCGACAACGACACGACCTATGGCGGGACCGGCCAGGACAAGGTGTTCGGGGAGAAGAACGACACCTCGGTCGGCGCCGAGCAGAACGTGACCGTCGAGATCAAGGACTTCCAGACCTTCATCAACGTCGAGGGCTCGCCGGAGTTCAAGGCGCGTATCGAGGCCGACCTGGACATGCTGGCGTCCTCGCCGCGCGGCCAGCAGATGCTGACCGAGTTGCAGGCCGGGCACGACAAGACCGAGGGCGGCTGGTGGCTCTGGCACGATGACGGCGACTCCCTGACGATCAAGGAGTACAACAACCCCGCCGACCCGAACAACAGCACCGCCAGCCACTCCGGCGGCGACAACACCATCAACCTCAACGTGCACCTGGACGAGCTGACCATGGGCAACGGGCAGACGGTCCAAGGTCCGCCGGTGGCCGTGCTGTACCACGAGATGGCGCACGTCTACGACTACATGAACGATTCCCTCGCGCCCGGCGACTACTCCGGCCCGGACAATCCCGGTGTGCCCAACCGGGAGCGCGAAGCGGCCGGCCTGCCGATCGACGAGGACGGCGACCCGAACACGCCGACCAACATCTACTCGAAGCACCGCTTCGACCTGACGGAGAACGGCCTCCGCGAGGAAATGGGGGCGCCGCACCGTGACGCGTACTAA